A window from Thalassophryne amazonica chromosome 15, fThaAma1.1, whole genome shotgun sequence encodes these proteins:
- the dgke gene encoding diacylglycerol kinase epsilon, protein MWSFNLTMDADQAWTLLLWTSVAVLAPVLITLWCSAQRAKRRTYMKDFFRQSRHGWRCTDLFNKPTYCCVCSQHILQGAFCDCCGVCADEPCLRRAERDLPCKEIIAQARPDGTAEHRWVRGNVPLASYCAACKQQCGTQPKLCDLRCVWCQTTVHDDCMSSIPHADHCDLGEFRSLIIPPHYLFHVNKLRRRQPDEYSKLASSCGSGWTPVLILANTRSGNNMGEVLLGEFRTLLNPVQVFDLSQLAPSKALQLCTLLPPGSVRVVVCGGDGTVGWVLDAVDTMKLKGQDQFVPRVTILPLGTGNDLSNTLGWGAGYAGEIPVEQVLRNILDAEVVKMDRWKVQVASKGAYFRKPKVLTMNNYFSVGPDALMALNFHTHREKTPSFFSSRIINKAVYFLYGTKDCLVQECKDLNKRIELELDGEQVALPSLEGIIVSNIGYWGGGCRLWEGMGNEPCPPTRVDDGLLEVVGVFGSFHCAQIQVKLANPLRLGQAHTVRLVLKSSTMPMQVDGEPWAQGPCTITITHKTQALMLYHSAEHTDDDESSASDAESPTPHDSPRPPAQTSTDI, encoded by the exons ATGTGGTCCTTTAATTTAACCATGGACGCGGACCAGGCGTGGACGCTGCTGCTGTGGACCTCCGTGGCCGTGCTTGCGCCCGTCCTTATCACGCTGTGGTGCAGCGCGCAACGCGCCAAACGCAGAACCTACATGAAGGACTTCTTCCGCCAGAGCAGACACGGCTGGCGGTGCACGGATCTCTTCAACAAGCCCACCTACTGCTGCGTGTGTTCCCAGCACATCCTGCAGGGGGCGTTCTGCGACTGCTGCGGCGTGTGCGCCGACGAGCCGTGCCTGCGCCGAGCCGAGCGCGACCTGCCGTGCAAAGAGATCATAGCCCAGGCGCGACCCGACGGCACCGCCGAGCACCGCTGGGTCCGCGGGAACGTCCCGCTGGCCAGTTACTGTGCGGCGTGCAAACAGCAGTGCGGGACGCAGCCCAAACTCTGCGACCTCAG GTGTGTGTGGTGTCAAACCACAGTGCACGACGACTGCATGAGCAGCATTCCGCACGCTGACCACTGTGACCTGGGCGAGTTCCGCAGCCTGATCATCCCGCCTCACTACCTCTTCCACGTCAACAAGCTCCGCCGCCGACAGCCCGATGAGTACAGCAAG CTGGCGTCTTCCTGCGGCAGCGGCTGGACTCCGGTTTTGATCTTGGCGAACACGCGCAGCGGCAACAACATGGGTGAAGTTCTGCTGGGAGAGTTTCGGACCCTGCTGAACCCTGTGCAG GTGTTTGACCTGTCACAGCTGGCGCCATCCAAGGCGCTCCAGCTGTGCACGCTGTTGCCCCCCGGCAGCGTCCGGGTGGTCGTCTGTGGCGGGGATGGCACGGTGGGCTGGGTGCTGGATGCCGTTGACACCATGAAGCTCAAG GGTCAGGACCAGTTTGTTCCGAGGGTCACCATCCTGCCCCTGGGGACAGGAAATGACCTTTCGAACACTTTGGGTTGGGGTGCTGGCTATGCTGGAGAGATTCCTGTGGAGCAGGTTCTCCGGAACATCCTCGATGCAGAGGTGGTCAAAATGGACAG ATGGAAAGTGCAGGTCGCATCAAAAGGTGCCTACTTTCGTAAGCCAAAG GTTCTGACCATGAACAACTACTTCTCTGTGGGACCTGACGCTCTGATGGCGCTCAACTTCCACACACACCGTGAGAAAACGCCCTCCTTCTTCTCCAGCCGCATCATCAACAAG gctGTGTATTTCCTGTATGGCACCAAAGACTGTTTAGTGCAGGAGTGCAAGGATCTGAATAAGAGGATTGAG CTGGAGCTGGATGGGGAGCAGGTGGCGCTGCCTAGTCTGGAGGGCATCATAGTCTCTAACATTGGCTACTGGGGCGGCGGCTGCAGACTGTGGGAGGGTATGGGGAATGAACCCTGCCCCCCGACGag GGTGGATGACGGTCTGCTGGAGGTTGTCGGTGTGTTTGGTTCCTTCCACTGTGCTCAGATCCAGGTCAAGCTGGCGAACCCGCTACGGCTGGGTCAGGCACACACTGTCAGG CTGGTTCTGAAGAGCTCCACGATGCCGATGCAGGTGGACGGGGAGCCATGGGCGCAGGGCCCCTGCACCATCACCATCACCCACAAGACGCAGGCGCTCATGTTGTATCACAGCGCCGAGCACACAGACGACGACGAATCCAGCGCCTCTGACGCAGAAAGCCCCACCCCCCATGACTCGCCAAGACCCCCGGCGCAGACCTCCACAGACATCTGA